GTTTTCTAACGGGCGCCAGCATTTCCTTGGTCGTTCCTTTCATGCCTATCTTTGTAGAACAGTTGGGAATTGAAGGAGACCAAGTTGCTTTTTATGCTGGATTAGCCATCTCAGTTTCGGCTGTTTCAGCAGCTCTAGTTTCTCCTATCTGGGGTATTCTTGCTGACAAGTACGGTCGAAAGCCCATGATGATTCGAGCTGGGCTTGCCATGACCATCACTATGGGAGGTTTGGCCTTCGTGCCAAATATCTATTGGCTACTCTTTTTGCGCTTGCTCAATGGTGTATTTACTGGATTTGTCCCCAATGCAACAGCCTTGATTGCTAGTCAGGTACCCAAAGATAAGTCTGGAGCGGCTCTGGGGACTCTAACTACAGGTGTTGTTGCAGGAACACTGACGGGTCCCTTTGTTGGAGGTTTTATTGCTGAAATTTTTGGCATTCGTAATGTCTTTTTATTGGTAGGTTCTTTCTTGTTTTTAGCTGCAATCCTAACCATTTTCTTTATCAAGGAAGATTTTCGGCCAGTGGCTAAGGAGAAGGCTATCCCAACAAAAGAAGTATTTTCTGCTTTCAAGTATCCTAGACTTTTAGTGAATCTATTTTTGACTAGCTTCGTCATTCAATTTTCAGCTCAATCAATTGGCCCCATTCTGGCTCTCTATGTGCGGGACTTAGGGCAGACTGAGAATCTCCTCTTTGTATCAGGATTGATCGTATCCAGCATGGGATTTTCTAGTATGATGAGCGCTGGAGTGATGGGAAAGCTTGGTGATAAGGTAGGGAATCATAGATTGTTAGTTGCAGCGCAGATTTATTCCGTCATCATTTACCTTCTTTGTGCCCATGCAACCAGCCCCCTTCAACTTGGCTTGTATCGTTTTCTCTTTGGTTTGGGAACAGGTGCTCTCATACCGGGAGTTAATGCCCTTCTTAGCAAAATGACTCCGAAATCAGGTATTTCAAGGATTTTCGCCTTCAACCAAGTCTTTTTTTATCTCGGTGGAGTGATTGGACCTATGGCGGGATCCGCAGTTGCAGGATATTTGGGCTACCATGCTGTCTTTTATGCGACAGCAGCCTGTGTAGCTTTCAGTTGTTTATGTAACTTAGTGCAATTTAGATCATTATTAAAAGTAAAGGAAATCTAGTGCGAGTAAAAATCAATCTCAAGTGCTCCTCTTGCGGCAGCATGAATTATCTAACCAGTAAGAACTCCAAAACCCATCCAGACAGGATTGAGGTGTTAAAATATTGTCCAAAGGAAAGAAAAGTAACTTTACATCTTGAATCTAAGTAGAATTTATGGTAAAATAATAGGGATTTTAAGGAGTTTGATATGTATAA
This genomic stretch from Streptococcus sp. 1643 harbors:
- the rpmG gene encoding 50S ribosomal protein L33, with protein sequence MRVKINLKCSSCGSMNYLTSKNSKTHPDRIEVLKYCPKERKVTLHLESK
- a CDS encoding multidrug efflux MFS transporter, yielding MQEISWKENLRVAWFGSFLTGASISLVVPFMPIFVEQLGIEGDQVAFYAGLAISVSAVSAALVSPIWGILADKYGRKPMMIRAGLAMTITMGGLAFVPNIYWLLFLRLLNGVFTGFVPNATALIASQVPKDKSGAALGTLTTGVVAGTLTGPFVGGFIAEIFGIRNVFLLVGSFLFLAAILTIFFIKEDFRPVAKEKAIPTKEVFSAFKYPRLLVNLFLTSFVIQFSAQSIGPILALYVRDLGQTENLLFVSGLIVSSMGFSSMMSAGVMGKLGDKVGNHRLLVAAQIYSVIIYLLCAHATSPLQLGLYRFLFGLGTGALIPGVNALLSKMTPKSGISRIFAFNQVFFYLGGVIGPMAGSAVAGYLGYHAVFYATAACVAFSCLCNLVQFRSLLKVKEI